A single Prevotella sp. E15-22 DNA region contains:
- a CDS encoding substrate-binding domain-containing protein, protein MMHKQLLGGLLLALLLTILGCANPKPHYIIGVSQCSADIWREKQNAELRMGAYCQENVELRFAAAHDSDERQVQQIDSLVNSGIDLLIVAPNQVQTISPAIDRAYDKGIPVIVFERKTNSQKYTSFISADNYEMGRIMGEYIASRLHGKGRVMEIMGLKGSSPAIERHNGFADALKNYPDITVVATLQGDWTEESAVKAVKAYPGNLDHIDFVFGQNDRMAMGARRALQESQQLTADSHQPLYCGIDGLPGEDGGIRLVRDSILDASYIYPTHGDKIIELAINILEGKPYEKETLLQSALVTRDNAKVLLMQSEEMMHQAEYLDQLHSRADTYLKELATQHVVNWMSMGVILLLVVTIVLFYLYHLRKVKLQQERVVSTLWNMEIEPAPVADETKEQTVDSSADEKPSVVAESAFLARFREVVEARMEDSEVSVDDLAAEMNLSRVQLYRKIKTITGSSPVELLRTTRLKRAYQMLLTTDKSVSEVAYAVGFTAPSYFSKCFKEEYGMVPGDIRK, encoded by the coding sequence ATGATGCATAAACAACTTTTGGGGGGCTTGCTGTTGGCGTTGCTACTGACTATATTAGGATGTGCCAACCCTAAACCTCATTATATAATAGGTGTATCTCAGTGTTCGGCAGATATCTGGCGTGAGAAGCAGAATGCCGAGCTGCGTATGGGTGCCTATTGTCAGGAAAATGTAGAGCTGCGTTTCGCTGCAGCCCACGATAGCGACGAGCGTCAGGTGCAACAGATAGACTCGCTGGTGAACAGCGGCATTGACCTGCTGATTGTTGCTCCCAACCAGGTGCAGACTATCTCGCCTGCCATCGACCGTGCCTACGATAAGGGTATTCCTGTTATTGTCTTTGAACGAAAGACCAATTCACAGAAATATACGTCATTCATCAGTGCCGACAACTACGAGATGGGGCGCATTATGGGTGAATACATCGCCAGTCGACTGCATGGCAAAGGACGTGTCATGGAAATCATGGGACTCAAGGGCTCGTCACCGGCCATCGAGCGCCACAACGGTTTCGCTGATGCCCTGAAGAATTACCCTGATATCACTGTTGTTGCCACCCTGCAAGGCGACTGGACAGAGGAGAGTGCCGTCAAGGCCGTGAAAGCCTATCCTGGCAATCTAGACCATATCGACTTTGTCTTTGGGCAGAACGACCGTATGGCTATGGGTGCCCGTCGTGCCTTGCAAGAAAGCCAACAGCTAACAGCTGACAGCCATCAGCCACTCTACTGTGGCATTGACGGTCTGCCTGGTGAAGATGGCGGCATCCGTCTGGTACGCGACAGCATCCTGGATGCTTCCTATATCTATCCTACCCATGGTGACAAAATCATAGAATTGGCTATCAACATCCTTGAAGGCAAACCCTACGAGAAGGAAACTCTTCTGCAGTCAGCACTGGTTACTCGCGACAATGCTAAGGTGCTGTTGATGCAAAGCGAAGAGATGATGCACCAGGCTGAGTATCTCGACCAGTTGCATAGCAGGGCAGACACCTATCTGAAAGAGTTAGCTACGCAGCATGTCGTCAACTGGATGTCGATGGGTGTCATTCTGCTCTTGGTGGTAACCATCGTGTTGTTCTATCTGTATCATCTCCGTAAGGTGAAGTTGCAGCAAGAGCGTGTCGTCAGTACCCTGTGGAATATGGAGATAGAGCCAGCACCTGTTGCTGACGAAACAAAGGAGCAGACAGTAGACAGCTCGGCAGACGAGAAACCGTCCGTCGTTGCCGAAAGTGCTTTCCTCGCACGGTTCCGCGAGGTCGTTGAGGCTCGCATGGAAGATAGCGAGGTCAGTGTCGACGACCTGGCAGCAGAGATGAACCTCAGTCGTGTACAACTCTATCGTAAGATTAAGACGATAACTGGTTCCTCACCCGTAGAACTGCTGCGCACCACGCGCTTGAAGCGCGCCTATCAGATGCTGCTCACCACCGACAAGAGTGTCAGCGAGGTGGCATACGCTGTCGGATTCACTGCCCCCAGCTACTTCTCCAAATGTTTCAAAGAGGAGTACGGCATGGTGCCTGGCGACATCCGGAAATAG
- a CDS encoding DUF4960 domain-containing protein: MKTIYSIICMVCLLCGFTACNDDHTGSINVGGSCLVESFELNNQFKATISHEKRLIKIKVPETFAQKGDMEITSLTLPAGASANFKLGDHINLNADKTLRVTNGDLQLEYQVSVRNDEALLKQFLLEGVKGAINQDDKTITVSMMASSGIDLSNATFEAVVSEDATCSPASGTKGNFTEPFLLTVNDNTATNVYTVNVTLIQAPVAIFVGDAENVEALNDEEKAAAKWLTSNVAGSAYLSWSDINSGSVSLDKVRLVFFHRHCPAYGNYNGFADAETGAMTALPKMKELYQNGVGFVLQRSAVNYAIALGAQPEDSYPNNVWGGNGEGSDVMGPEPWTYRVADINHPLWKDLKRSTGLGDDRIITLDEGYTICNTTSQYGFWGDYPDENAVAARTGGRVLGGDGNVSSWELKNAAGNYGKGGIVCFGTGVFDWNSPTPYTSVYHDNMGQIMLNALEYLGK, from the coding sequence ATGAAAACGATATATAGTATCATTTGCATGGTTTGTCTGCTTTGCGGGTTCACTGCCTGCAACGACGACCATACGGGCAGCATCAATGTTGGCGGCTCGTGTCTGGTAGAGTCTTTTGAACTCAACAACCAGTTCAAGGCTACCATCAGCCATGAGAAGCGTCTCATCAAAATCAAGGTCCCTGAGACCTTTGCACAGAAGGGCGACATGGAGATTACCAGTCTCACACTTCCTGCTGGCGCCTCTGCTAACTTTAAGTTGGGCGACCACATCAATCTGAATGCTGACAAGACACTGCGCGTCACCAATGGCGACCTGCAGCTGGAGTATCAGGTTAGCGTACGCAACGATGAGGCCCTGCTGAAACAGTTCCTGCTGGAGGGTGTCAAGGGTGCCATCAACCAGGATGACAAGACGATTACCGTCAGTATGATGGCCAGCAGCGGCATCGACCTCTCTAATGCCACCTTCGAGGCTGTGGTTAGCGAGGATGCCACCTGCAGTCCTGCCAGCGGTACGAAGGGCAACTTCACAGAGCCTTTCCTGCTGACCGTCAATGACAATACGGCAACCAATGTATATACCGTCAATGTGACGTTGATACAGGCTCCTGTCGCTATCTTCGTGGGCGACGCTGAAAATGTAGAGGCACTGAACGACGAGGAGAAGGCTGCTGCCAAGTGGCTGACAAGTAATGTCGCCGGTTCGGCATATCTCTCATGGAGTGACATTAACTCTGGCAGCGTGTCGCTTGACAAGGTTCGCCTGGTATTCTTCCATCGCCACTGCCCGGCTTATGGCAACTACAATGGCTTTGCCGATGCCGAGACAGGCGCTATGACTGCACTGCCCAAGATGAAGGAACTCTACCAGAACGGAGTAGGCTTCGTACTGCAGCGCTCAGCTGTCAACTATGCCATCGCACTGGGTGCACAGCCTGAGGACTCTTATCCTAACAACGTCTGGGGTGGCAACGGAGAAGGTTCCGACGTGATGGGACCAGAGCCTTGGACCTATCGTGTTGCTGACATCAACCATCCATTGTGGAAGGACCTGAAGCGCTCAACAGGACTGGGCGACGACCGCATCATCACACTCGACGAGGGCTACACCATCTGTAACACCACATCACAGTACGGCTTCTGGGGTGACTATCCTGACGAGAATGCTGTGGCTGCCAGGACTGGCGGTCGTGTCCTCGGTGGCGACGGCAATGTCTCTTCATGGGAGTTGAAGAATGCCGCAGGCAACTACGGTAAGGGAGGCATCGTCTGCTTCGGTACTGGTGTCTTCGACTGGAACTCTCCGACTCCTTACACCTCTGTATACCACGACAACATGGGTCAGATTATGCTCAACGCACTGGAGTACCTTGGTAAGTGA
- a CDS encoding glycoside hydrolase family 32 protein, which translates to MKTMIYSAIALILSASALTACSSDDGVTGDAARNWAGTTNAFTPTDEQGFGTYYMPAIGRVGDPMPFYDKKAGDFKVLYLQEFDNNMSHRFHPIWGVSTKDGASYQSLGEVLPYGSNDYVQDAALGTGCAYYDEANGLYYIYYTGHNGNCQYREVVMRATSTDFKTWTKDELWALNGPDYGYSANDFRDPQIFVADDGLYRMVISTYPKNGGDPQFAEFKSSDLKNWEHVGPFKMIWDRMLECPDIFKMGDYWYLVYSQSFRASWSRKVKYMFADSWDALKDCFNNGPKWPADGPLWREGNLDTRAFYAGKTASNGTDRFIWGWTPYRSGADIHEKNVNVGAGDGNEPNWSGALVCHKLIQHADGTLSMGAVPAMAAKYSKPQEAKVMASNGYDNGKLSGDDAYVLYSRLGTCNHISFKVTTSNNKDKFGVSFVRSTDPDYYYTLVVQPEKQDDDEENIRKVNFEQEGYRIVEEWSEEEQKMVEKKVYGKGFIEGADGYGFYRPENNEYNIDIYTDNSVLVMYINDIVCCTHRIYGIQKNCWSINNYGGNITISDLKISQQ; encoded by the coding sequence ATGAAGACAATGATATATTCAGCAATCGCACTCATCCTGTCAGCCTCTGCGCTGACAGCATGCAGCAGCGACGACGGTGTGACGGGCGATGCCGCTCGCAACTGGGCAGGTACAACAAATGCGTTCACCCCCACTGACGAACAAGGCTTTGGCACCTACTACATGCCAGCTATCGGACGCGTCGGAGACCCCATGCCTTTCTACGATAAGAAGGCTGGCGACTTCAAGGTGCTCTACCTGCAGGAGTTCGACAACAATATGAGTCACCGCTTCCATCCCATCTGGGGCGTCTCTACCAAGGACGGCGCCAGCTACCAGTCACTGGGCGAAGTGCTGCCCTACGGCAGCAACGACTATGTGCAGGATGCTGCGCTAGGTACCGGCTGTGCCTACTACGACGAGGCAAACGGCCTGTACTACATCTACTATACCGGTCACAATGGCAACTGCCAGTATCGTGAGGTTGTCATGCGTGCCACCTCTACCGATTTCAAGACGTGGACAAAGGACGAGCTGTGGGCACTCAATGGTCCCGACTACGGCTATTCTGCCAACGACTTCCGCGACCCGCAAATCTTCGTAGCTGACGATGGACTCTACCGCATGGTGATCTCTACCTATCCCAAGAATGGCGGCGACCCGCAGTTTGCTGAGTTCAAGTCCAGCGACCTGAAGAACTGGGAACATGTCGGTCCCTTCAAGATGATCTGGGACCGCATGCTGGAGTGCCCTGACATCTTCAAGATGGGCGACTACTGGTATCTGGTCTACAGTCAGAGCTTCCGCGCCAGCTGGAGCCGCAAGGTGAAGTATATGTTCGCCGACAGCTGGGATGCACTGAAGGACTGCTTCAACAACGGTCCCAAGTGGCCTGCCGATGGTCCGCTGTGGCGCGAGGGCAATCTCGACACCCGTGCCTTCTATGCAGGCAAGACAGCCTCTAACGGCACCGACCGCTTCATCTGGGGCTGGACACCATACCGCTCTGGTGCCGATATCCACGAGAAGAATGTCAACGTGGGTGCAGGCGACGGCAATGAACCCAACTGGAGTGGTGCACTGGTATGCCACAAACTCATCCAGCATGCCGATGGTACGCTGTCGATGGGTGCCGTGCCCGCTATGGCTGCCAAGTACAGCAAGCCCCAGGAAGCCAAGGTGATGGCATCCAATGGCTACGACAATGGCAAGCTCAGCGGCGACGATGCCTATGTGCTCTACAGTCGTCTGGGCACCTGCAACCACATCTCGTTCAAGGTGACCACCTCCAACAACAAGGATAAGTTCGGAGTCTCCTTTGTACGCAGCACTGACCCCGACTACTACTATACGCTCGTTGTCCAGCCCGAGAAGCAGGATGATGATGAGGAGAACATCCGTAAGGTAAACTTCGAACAGGAAGGCTATCGCATCGTAGAAGAGTGGAGCGAGGAAGAGCAGAAGATGGTGGAGAAGAAGGTCTATGGCAAGGGCTTCATCGAAGGTGCCGACGGCTATGGATTCTATCGTCCCGAGAACAACGAGTACAACATCGACATCTATACCGACAATAGTGTCCTCGTCATGTACATCAACGACATCGTCTGCTGCACCCACCGCATCTATGGCATCCAGAAGAACTGCTGGAGCATCAACAACTATGGTGGTAACATCACCATTAGCGACTTGAAGATTAGTCAGCAGTAA
- a CDS encoding DUF4980 domain-containing protein, which yields MKKRFLLTLMTVMLTCTVGAQVKPIVLGDKHAMLKMEQSSRYLLLPVQETEDIAAIAVLDNYNNMIQRLNVKLAVDRVDYYVPYELKGVCLLDIEFHGDRRQKGAVGEFACWREMKYSNTFDTQNREHFRPVYHHTPLYGWMNDPNGMFYKDGVWHLYYQYNPYGSQWENMTWGHSTSKDLIHWEAQPLAIEADWLGSIFSGSCVTNGNDVVAFYTSAGHHQTQSMAVSKDGGSTFKKYSGNPILTTSDIPDFRDPKAFWNEDAKMWNLILAAGQEMRIYSSKDLKAWKYESSFGKEYGNHSGVWECPDLFKIDNKWVLICNINPGGPFGGSATQYFVGQFDGHKFTCESMPKVTKWLDYGKDHYATVSFYNAPDNRRTVLAWMSNWQYANQVPTKQFRSANSIPRDLGLFHHGEETYVSVTPSKEMLAVRGAKIKNPTEACEILIDTKSQTEIVLSNNKGEKVTMKYDGQQQTFMMERVKSGDVSFSEAFPAETVAPTFGTIKQLRIFIDRCSIEVFDAEGKMAMTNLVFPSEPYNTLKVKGGKATIYQVKN from the coding sequence ATGAAGAAAAGATTTTTACTGACACTGATGACTGTCATGCTAACCTGTACGGTTGGAGCACAGGTGAAGCCTATCGTGCTGGGCGACAAGCACGCCATGTTGAAAATGGAGCAAAGCTCCCGCTATCTGCTGTTGCCTGTACAGGAAACGGAAGACATCGCAGCCATCGCCGTGTTAGACAACTATAATAATATGATACAACGCCTCAACGTGAAGCTGGCCGTTGACCGCGTAGACTATTATGTGCCTTACGAACTGAAGGGTGTTTGCCTGTTGGATATCGAATTCCACGGAGACCGCCGCCAGAAGGGTGCTGTGGGTGAGTTCGCTTGCTGGCGAGAGATGAAGTACTCCAACACTTTCGACACTCAGAACCGTGAGCACTTCCGTCCTGTCTACCACCACACCCCACTCTATGGTTGGATGAACGATCCCAACGGAATGTTTTACAAGGATGGTGTGTGGCACCTCTACTACCAGTATAATCCTTACGGCAGTCAGTGGGAGAATATGACATGGGGGCACAGCACCTCGAAGGACTTAATACACTGGGAGGCTCAGCCACTGGCTATTGAGGCCGATTGGTTAGGTTCTATCTTCAGCGGCTCATGTGTGACGAATGGAAACGATGTGGTGGCTTTCTACACTTCCGCAGGCCATCATCAAACACAATCCATGGCGGTATCAAAGGATGGCGGCAGTACCTTTAAGAAGTATAGTGGCAATCCCATACTGACGACCAGCGACATACCCGACTTCCGCGACCCCAAAGCATTCTGGAACGAGGATGCCAAGATGTGGAACCTCATTCTGGCTGCAGGTCAAGAGATGCGCATCTACTCGTCGAAGGACTTGAAGGCATGGAAGTATGAGTCGTCATTCGGCAAGGAGTATGGCAACCACAGCGGTGTGTGGGAGTGTCCTGACCTGTTCAAGATAGACAACAAGTGGGTGCTCATCTGCAACATCAATCCTGGTGGACCCTTTGGCGGTAGTGCTACGCAATATTTCGTAGGACAGTTCGATGGTCACAAGTTCACGTGCGAGTCGATGCCGAAGGTGACGAAGTGGCTGGACTACGGCAAAGACCACTATGCTACGGTGTCGTTCTACAATGCACCCGACAACCGCCGCACGGTACTGGCATGGATGTCTAACTGGCAGTATGCCAACCAGGTACCCACCAAGCAGTTCCGCTCAGCCAACTCCATACCCCGCGACCTGGGACTGTTCCATCATGGTGAAGAGACTTACGTCAGCGTAACACCGTCCAAGGAGATGCTGGCCGTGCGTGGCGCAAAGATAAAGAATCCTACCGAGGCCTGCGAGATTCTCATCGACACAAAGAGTCAGACGGAGATAGTGCTCTCCAACAACAAGGGCGAAAAGGTGACGATGAAATACGACGGCCAACAGCAGACGTTTATGATGGAGCGTGTGAAGAGTGGCGACGTCAGCTTCAGCGAGGCATTCCCTGCTGAGACGGTAGCCCCAACGTTTGGCACCATCAAACAACTGCGCATCTTCATCGACCGCTGCAGCATCGAGGTGTTTGATGCAGAGGGCAAGATGGCTATGACCAACTTGGTATTCCCGTCAGAGCCCTACAACACCCTCAAGGTGAAAGGTGGAAAGGCTACGATCTATCAAGTTAAGAATTAA
- a CDS encoding CPBP family intramembrane glutamic endopeptidase, with the protein MNKKLFPYIAIAYVLMFLFIQVVCQYLAMGIEKLISDEPTTGLSYMGVIISLAVYTLVAIAVFLKWKWAEVSRNYIMTRPWATLAWSVVAALGAVVPSAFLQEQMPEWPDAIQKLIEQNAQQLIGIMNTRGGYAVICLLAPIAEELVFRGAVLRKLLEWKPEHRWLMIIFSAVLFAVAHMNPAQMIHPLLIGILLGWMYERTGSILPGIAYHWANNTVAYLMTRLYQDPDITLTQIMGSERQALISTGFSLLILIPAIYQLNLWMKKADKSYLKR; encoded by the coding sequence ATGAACAAAAAACTATTCCCCTACATAGCCATCGCCTATGTGCTGATGTTCCTGTTCATCCAGGTGGTGTGCCAGTATCTGGCCATGGGCATTGAGAAGTTGATTAGTGACGAACCAACAACGGGTCTGTCGTATATGGGCGTCATCATCTCGCTGGCGGTCTATACGCTGGTGGCCATCGCCGTTTTCCTGAAGTGGAAATGGGCCGAGGTGTCGAGAAACTACATCATGACACGCCCCTGGGCCACCCTGGCATGGAGCGTTGTTGCCGCCCTTGGCGCCGTGGTTCCATCGGCCTTCCTGCAGGAGCAGATGCCCGAATGGCCCGATGCCATTCAGAAGCTGATAGAACAGAACGCCCAGCAGTTGATTGGCATCATGAACACGAGGGGCGGCTATGCCGTGATCTGTCTGCTGGCGCCCATTGCCGAAGAGCTGGTGTTTCGTGGCGCCGTGCTGCGCAAGCTGTTGGAATGGAAGCCTGAGCATCGCTGGCTGATGATTATCTTCTCGGCCGTGCTCTTTGCCGTGGCCCACATGAACCCAGCACAGATGATTCATCCGTTGCTCATCGGCATCCTGCTGGGCTGGATGTACGAGCGCACGGGCAGCATCCTGCCAGGCATTGCCTATCACTGGGCCAACAACACCGTGGCCTATCTGATGACCCGCCTCTATCAGGACCCCGACATCACCCTCACCCAAATTATGGGCTCAGAGAGACAAGCTCTTATTTCAACAGGCTTTTCGCTGCTCATCCTCATCCCAGCCATCTATCAGTTGAACCTCTGGATGAAGAAGGCCGACAAGTCTTATCTCAAGAGATGA
- a CDS encoding bifunctional riboflavin kinase/FAD synthetase → MKTIFFPDQTVHDGTYAATIGFFDGVHKGHQFLMERLKREAAERGLLSMAITFERHPRQVVQGDWKPEFLTELHEKLKLLKATGIDVVVVLRFNRQMADLSAGEFMQLMHDRLGVRMLLTGYDNRFGHDRTEGFEDYQRHGQEIGIEVLCHEALSLGEQNVSSSRVRQLLKEGNIEEATQCLGRPYNISGQVVHGEQIGRTIGFPTANLQPDDNLLIPQDGVYAVMVDLDNGMQKPGIMNIGTRPTFNGTNRTLETNLLEPVGNLYGQRLVIHFIGRLRSEQQFPSAEALADQIKKDKAQAEEMLGKLKGLER, encoded by the coding sequence ATGAAGACGATTTTTTTCCCAGACCAGACAGTACATGATGGCACATACGCTGCCACCATCGGCTTCTTCGACGGCGTGCACAAAGGGCACCAGTTTCTGATGGAACGCCTGAAGAGAGAAGCGGCAGAACGTGGACTACTGTCGATGGCCATCACCTTTGAGCGCCATCCGCGCCAAGTGGTGCAGGGGGATTGGAAGCCAGAGTTCCTGACGGAGCTTCACGAAAAGCTGAAGCTGCTGAAGGCCACAGGCATCGACGTGGTGGTGGTGTTGCGCTTCAACCGCCAGATGGCAGACCTGTCGGCAGGCGAGTTTATGCAGCTGATGCACGACCGGCTGGGCGTGAGGATGCTGCTGACGGGCTATGACAACCGCTTTGGCCACGACAGGACGGAGGGCTTTGAGGACTATCAGCGCCACGGACAGGAGATTGGCATCGAGGTGCTGTGCCATGAGGCCCTGTCGCTGGGCGAGCAGAACGTGAGCTCGTCGAGGGTGCGCCAGCTGCTGAAGGAAGGCAACATTGAGGAGGCCACCCAATGTCTGGGACGCCCCTATAACATCAGTGGACAGGTGGTTCACGGCGAGCAGATAGGTCGCACCATCGGCTTTCCAACGGCCAACCTGCAGCCCGACGACAACCTGTTGATTCCGCAGGACGGCGTCTATGCCGTGATGGTGGACCTGGACAACGGCATGCAGAAGCCCGGCATCATGAACATTGGCACGCGCCCCACGTTCAACGGCACCAACCGCACGCTGGAGACCAACCTGCTGGAGCCCGTTGGCAACCTGTACGGACAGCGCCTGGTGATCCATTTCATCGGTCGTTTGCGCAGCGAGCAGCAGTTCCCCTCGGCCGAAGCACTGGCCGACCAGATTAAGAAAGACAAAGCGCAAGCGGAAGAGATGCTTGGAAAATTAAAAGGATTAGAAAGATAA
- a CDS encoding RagB/SusD family nutrient uptake outer membrane protein: MKTTYIKYICAMCAICGLTACSDFLEEQVPQATLTQDEVKKPEYIDNVLISAYAGLLSIEDMNSSFSLWNYDTRSDDAYVGGADFSDGEPFHILELHTTVMTKDWPYNDIWQRFYKFLSRVSLSLDMLNEADQSNATIQQRTAEMKFLRAYGHFQLKRLFKKIPFVNKLNMTEDDYNNMSNTEYTNDEGWQQIINDLEDAYAVLPVTQSEKGRPTKAAAAAFLAKVYLYKAYHQDNANNNQVTSINEADLQKVVDYTNPSIYAAAGYGLESDMHNNFRPEEQYENGKESIWAIQYSKNDGTTWGNLNFSNRLIVPCIPKVHDSGCDFYKPSINLVNAYRTNADGLPLVATAATKDYEVGSAQTVDPRLFVTVGLPGTPYMFNTNYMMSKTNTWSRSGGKYGYFVSLKQNVDPATINEYIFNADNQWASSMNRVVFRYADVLLMRAEALAQQNKTAEAIALVNQVRERAKAMAANSVVSNYPNKYGVHFAINSYKGTYDKDAAMEIVKTERRLELAMESERFFDLVRWGDAATVINKFYTSESEKMSFLKGARFTADKNEYLPIPWEQLSASNGHYTQNCGEW; the protein is encoded by the coding sequence ATGAAAACAACATATATAAAATACATCTGTGCCATGTGCGCCATCTGCGGTCTGACGGCTTGTTCTGATTTCCTAGAGGAGCAGGTGCCACAGGCTACGCTGACTCAGGACGAGGTGAAGAAACCTGAGTATATCGATAATGTGCTGATTTCTGCCTATGCCGGACTGCTCAGCATTGAGGACATGAACTCCTCGTTCTCTCTATGGAACTACGACACTCGTTCCGACGATGCTTATGTAGGCGGTGCCGACTTCTCCGATGGTGAACCTTTCCATATCCTGGAGCTGCACACCACCGTGATGACCAAAGACTGGCCATACAATGACATCTGGCAGCGCTTCTATAAATTCTTGTCACGTGTAAGCTTGTCACTCGACATGCTGAACGAGGCCGACCAGAGCAATGCTACCATCCAGCAGCGCACTGCCGAGATGAAGTTCCTGCGTGCCTATGGCCACTTCCAGCTGAAGCGCCTGTTCAAGAAGATTCCTTTTGTCAACAAACTGAACATGACAGAGGACGACTATAACAACATGTCGAACACGGAGTATACCAACGACGAGGGCTGGCAACAGATCATCAACGACCTGGAGGATGCCTATGCCGTACTGCCCGTGACACAGAGCGAGAAGGGCCGTCCCACCAAGGCCGCTGCAGCAGCCTTCCTGGCAAAGGTCTATCTCTATAAGGCTTACCATCAGGACAATGCCAACAACAACCAGGTGACCAGCATCAATGAGGCTGACCTGCAGAAGGTCGTTGACTATACGAATCCTTCTATCTATGCCGCTGCCGGCTATGGCTTGGAGAGTGATATGCACAACAACTTCCGTCCGGAGGAGCAGTATGAGAATGGCAAGGAGAGCATCTGGGCCATCCAGTACTCTAAGAACGACGGTACCACTTGGGGCAACTTGAATTTCTCTAACCGTCTGATAGTACCCTGTATTCCTAAGGTGCATGACTCTGGTTGCGACTTCTACAAGCCCTCTATCAACCTAGTCAATGCCTATCGTACCAATGCCGACGGACTGCCTCTCGTGGCTACAGCAGCCACCAAGGACTACGAGGTGGGCTCTGCACAGACTGTCGATCCACGTCTTTTCGTCACCGTTGGTCTGCCAGGTACTCCCTACATGTTCAACACCAACTACATGATGAGTAAGACCAATACCTGGAGCCGCTCAGGTGGTAAGTATGGCTACTTCGTGTCGCTGAAGCAGAACGTAGACCCCGCAACCATCAACGAGTACATCTTCAATGCCGACAACCAGTGGGCCAGCTCTATGAACCGCGTCGTCTTCCGCTATGCTGACGTGCTGCTCATGCGTGCCGAGGCGCTGGCTCAGCAGAACAAAACTGCCGAGGCCATCGCACTGGTCAACCAGGTGCGTGAGCGTGCTAAGGCGATGGCTGCCAACAGCGTCGTGTCTAACTATCCTAATAAATATGGTGTACACTTTGCCATCAATAGCTATAAAGGCACCTACGACAAGGATGCTGCTATGGAGATTGTGAAGACTGAGCGTCGTCTGGAACTGGCTATGGAGAGCGAGCGCTTCTTTGACCTCGTGCGTTGGGGCGATGCTGCTACCGTCATCAACAAATTCTATACTTCGGAGAGCGAGAAGATGAGCTTCCTGAAGGGCGCCCGGTTCACTGCCGACAAGAACGAGTATCTCCCTATTCCCTGGGAGCAGTTGTCAGCCTCTAACGGTCACTATACACAGAACTGTGGCGAGTGGTAA